GCGGCAGTTccgaaaggggaggagagagagtcggTTCCTACCAGCATTGACGATGGCATCCACCTCCAGGACGGTGATGTCCCCTTTGTGGAGGGAAACTTTGTCGCTCGTGCTGCTGCCACCTGTTGGCTCGCTTTCTTCCACTTTGGCATTCTCTGTAAAGCAATAAGAGCAGGTGTtaaatttacatttatggcatttagcagacacttttatccaaagctacttacaatggtttatacacacattcacagacagacggtggagtcaaccatgcaagctACAGCCGGCTAGTCGGGAGCAGTTCCGGTGAGGTCGGTGCATGGTcaggggattgaactagcaaccttccagctAAAAGTCaaaccgctctacctcctgagcttgATATTAAATCCAGCAACAAGACAACaaaaatttaaatatattttaaatagttaTATAGTTTAATATGTTTTTTGTTCAAACCTGTTAATATAAATAGATTACAGGTTTGTAATTTTGGCCAAATCTCTACATATTTTTAAGGATAAACAACAATGAATACATTCATTTTCATAACGATGGAGACCTCGAAAGACCCTTTATAAAGATGCGTCATCGTGGATaaacacaggtgtcgctcatTACACTAATTATGAGTCTGCTACCTTCATGCACCATGGCCAGGGTGGAAGACTTAACTATTGAATATAACTCACAACAATCAAGGATCTCTTTCACAGAGTTGTCAAGGCAGGCTAAACTCGGGTGTAGCCTCAACATTAAAAGGCTCCGACAAGAAAATTCTGCGATTCTTTCCAAGTGTGGATTGCAGGGCCATTTATACATCTAATAAGCATTAAAAAGTttgtttgcaaaacaagccacaCTTTTCCCATCATGTTTTCTTCTTACAAATGCAAACACTTTTCTATTTCTTTTCCACTTTTCAATTTTCTGTGTGCTGGCTGATACCAGTTTCAATTATGGCAAGATTGAAAAGGGATTCGAGAGGGAGATTGCTGAACTCCCGGATGACCGATgaaccaaccaatcagaacgcAGGAAAACCTTTTCTACACCAAGTAGGAAGAAACTTTAATATTAATACACCAATCCATCTTACATACATGCAGCGTGATGATAAGACAAATAATATTAGCAGAACCAAACCGCAGGTTCTCAAAGAGGGTAGGAAGGCAGGGGCTAAAGGGGTCAACATGTGACCTTTTGTCTATACCCGTCCCGTATCCCAGTACAAAGGGGTGTCTTACCCGTCTTTAGTGTTATGAGCGACACCAAAAGTCGTCCTACGAGGACGACTCTATGAAAAAGGTTTAGTTGAAAATCTTCAGCGGAATGGAATAAGCCCAGAATGGAAAGAAAATCAATATTTGAGATGTCATTGAATGAATCCAATTTTGCTTTTATCAAATGTAGAGTTCTATAACCTCCGGTGCTTCTATAACCTTTTGTTTAACCCTTAAAATAAACCAGTTCTTCGATTTCCATAGAGGTACAACTCTGTGACTCATCAAACACATGGACCACCATCTCTTCTTTGAAATCAAACCACATGCGTCATGTCTATAACTGCTCACACGAAAGCGTGTTCAGTCGTCTTGAGTGGCATTTCTGTCAGAACATGACCCACTTTTTGGAAGTATGGATGAATACAATTTCACAAGTGTTAACCACAACCTTTCAATAACCTCATAGTCGTTATTCCGAACGATGTTGTGCTTCTGGTTGTATGGCCTGATCATAGTCTTAAACTGGTTGGGGTTGATGCCATCTTGCGGGCGGGGCCTTCTGAGACTGGAGGAAGAAGGGTTTGGTGGTGAAGCTTTATTCGTTCCTGTAGTGCATCTGTAAATATACAGTTCACGAGAATCCAAAGTATTGCAGCTTTGATTGGGATTCAATGTGGATTAAATAACtagtaacactttacaatggGGGAACAATAATGAAGAATTATTATATAGCATCAgcctaggggttagggttagactaGGGTTAGTAGGTTAAACTAAACCCTAACCCGTTTAAATAATGTATCCAGTAATACCTTAGCTAGCATGAACACTGTTTCCTTAGTTAACAAGATACAAATTAGGAAATTATTCATAGTTAATTAGTGACTTGTTAATTAATATTAGTTAATAGTAAGGTAGTGCTTATTACTGCATCAACCAATGTTAAATAATGGTTTCTGAATGCAACCTGTGTTAATTTTTTTTGAATGTTAGCAAATACCTTCATTAacataaatgtgttttatatttttaatgCGACTTTTATCAATGCCAAGGGTCTTTGATTATCTTGACAATCATTGATATAGTAGTGGCTTGTGAGGCCTGCTGAAAGCACACAGCTTGAATCTCTCAGAGCCGTTCAAGTTCATGGACATCTACACATACAAATTAAACAGCCCAAGGCCTTGATGTACAACAGGTGGCGTGGGTGAAACGAGCACAGTTAATATGTGTCAATAAAAATATTACAATTTGTAAATATAATAAAGTGGTCCATCTTTACTTTGTGTAGCAGACTTGAGATAGTgccgtttttttattgcccgtgtGCACGGAGAGTCAAATGATGTAAACTCTAGTAAATGATGTCACACAATGAAACTATTTCTATGCGGAGAGACAGGTTGGCGTGGTGGGAGACGATACGCGCGATTGCAGTATGGGGTATAAAAATGAAAATGCTTCATGGGATTTTCTCAAACcaagttttttttaatccaGCAAACACAAAGATCAGAGAGTCCTGTGGGTTGGGCAGAGGAATGGATCCGTACATAAAACAGAATTGCGTGAagaaataacaaataaacacacaaaaatattgCATCCTCCAATCAAAAGGTCGGACGGAGGACAACAAAACCAGAGGAAAAAATGAGTGCCTGGGATGTGATGCGGTAGTAGTTCTTCTTTAAGGTGGATGTCTAGACGAGAAGCCCAGATGATTGCACAACACACTTTCATCATCTTTCGTCAAGCTGACCTTCCCAGCCCGGCCAAATCTAGCAGTGTCAACACAAGGACTAGTTTTGCCTGTGTAGTTTTGTCTACCTGTCGCTTCAGTGCTTTGCGCAGACAGTGAAGGAACTGTTCGTCCTTTTACCTCTCGGAGTACATCTTATCTCCAGTTGCGGTACCAtttataacaacaatatatcaaaAGGCCCCTGGCCCTTAATGATGGCGCTTTGAGGGAAAGGAGCACTCCTGACATGTGCATCAGCAGCATGGGTAGTCAGCTCTGTGATGATTTACTGCTCAGTGATGGTTTGCAGTCGTGGTGTGGTGGTCAGGGCCGCAACGGCGGTTTGAATCCCTTGTCAACAGTCTACTTGTAGACTGTCTATCCCCGAGCAGCTCATTGATGACATGAATGAAAAACTCGCTGTATGACTCTTTGGATAGCAGTACTTGGATAACAGGCATTGAATGTACGCACTGGCACTTAATGTTCGCACTTATTGTCTGTTGCACGTCCTGGTACTTAATAAATAGTacctagcattgtgtagcgtctaaTCATAGATATCTtattgtgtacggggaatggtttaacctagcaattgtaaatGCTTAGCACTTGTTTTTATGGAAATCTTTACTGTACCAAgagcaatatattgtttatctttattctaacaaatgtacttatgcttttatccaaagcgtctgctaaatgccctaaatgccTTAAATTAAATCATTACCTGATAAGATACGAAGCAGTACAACTCATTTTAAGATGCTTTGGAGAAAAGCCTGTTCTAAATGACTGAATaggaataaagaataaaatagTATAGAAAACTGTGGCTGTCTATTGGCCTGCAGATTTTTACAGCATTAATGTCAGATTTTTTTACCTTGATTTTATTATGGAATCAATGTGCGATGGTTAGCATAGAGTTTATGGAGAGCATAACAGTGACTCCCCAGACAAGTACTATTCTTCATCACAAAGAGCTACATGGctgttgtttaaatgtgtgttcaAACAAAATGCTCTAAGGCAAAATTGGTATAACAACCAGATTTTGGAAACTGATATCGGTGAAAGTGGTTTTAGTGGAGCAAACGAAAAGACTGTTATGATGGTGTGATCACGCAAAACGGCAAAACGGCAAAGCTCTTTAAGACCGGCCCTGGTTTACCTTTACACTCCTGTCTCCAGGTGATGACCTCGCCCAGCGTTGTGTACTCCTGTCGACGATACTCCTTGCGTCTCTCCTCCAGGTTCAGACTCAACAGTCTCTCTGAAAAGCAGAAGAGCATTGGAATGGCTTAATGACGCGTTTGAAAGCGCAAGGGGGGTAaatagaaggagaggaaggacaCCGGGCAAGCGACAAAATCGACAGAACAAATGGTCAACTTGAATGATTATTCCAACAACCTTCATAACAGCAGTCAACCATcaatgaacaaaacaaaacagcaacATAAACAAAAGTGTCCCTCGTCTTTAAAAGAAAAAGTGGGGGGGACTCCAGACTGTAGTAACTGCGTCGTGGCCTTTTGTCAGCGACGAGACTCCGAGTTCAAACAGATGTTCCCGTCTCCAGAGGCCTAGGGTTAAGCCGGGCCTCCCCCTCCTAGCCCTGGCCCAGCCTCCCTACCCTCACCTCAGCCCACCTCATGTACCCGCTCCCCCTGGCCCAGCTTGCTTCCCGCCCGACCTCCGTGCTCAGCGTTTGTCCTGTACCGCTGTTCTTGTGCCCCGGCTCTCACCTCCGCCATTCCCCCATGGTTCTGCAGACCATAATACACTCCCAGCGAATAACCACCGCTACTCTCCATTGTTTAGCCAAGCAGAGGTTGAGCCAAGAGTAATTGCCCCACAGGGGATATACATAACGTAAAGTAATATCATCCGATTGATTGCAAGCATATCTCGGCCTACatcgtacgtgtgtgtgtgcctgtgtgtgtgtgtgtgtgtgcctgtgtgtgtgtgtgtgtgtgcctgtgcttttgtgtgagtgtgcctttGCCTgagtgtgcgtttatgtgtcgGAGAGTATTTGTGTGCCCGTGTATGTGTAAGCGTGTGCGTGCATccctgcgtgtgcatgtgtgcgtctgtgggaGTGAGCGTGTggttgagtgtgagtgtgtgtgtctgtgtgtgtgtgtgtgtgtgcatgtctctaCGTTTGCTTGTGTATGCCTGTGCGTACgttggtgtgcctgtgtgtgcacatgtgtgcgtttacgtgcacgtgtgtgagtgtttgtgtgtgtgtaagggcgGGCAGGTAGCCAGCTGTGGCTCTTCCCAGGTGGGTATCCACTGGGGCTCTCCTGTGGTCCGGGCAGAGCTTGGCCGGGCTGACCTGCCGCTCGGTCCCCACTGCCACCCTCGGTGCCTCAGCCTGCCAACGTTTAGTCACACAGCCCTGGGCTGGTCATACTGTTCTGGGGAGGTTGGTCaattaaaatacacacactcatacgcacacgcacacgcacacgcacaaacacaagctGAATGGATCTGCCAAGTAAGGCCTGCAAGTAAAAATAGACTTTATACAACACTTTAGAGATTTGTTTTAAAATACACAAGAGCAAACAGGGTGGGATGATTTCATCATGGTATAATCCTCCTTGCCAACCTTTCATAAGTGTTTCGGAGAGTTCTAAATAACCCAACCAAAATCATACACTCTCAACAACTATATCCTGGGACGAAGAGCTAAGGTAAAACTTGTACGTTAAGACCACCTTCAGAGCGGTCATCCACTCGCTCTGGTCATGTGCGATGTTCTCCCAGTGAAGTCTCCCAGGTAAGCTTGTGGCTCAGGGGGGACCATGAGAGAGGCATTATTTAcattgctggtggtggtggtggtggtggtggtggtggtggtggtggtggtggtggggtgccTTACTACACCTTTTGTAGTATTTCCTCCATCACTTCCTCTCTTGGAATTTCCCTTCTAAAGCTGCTTTAAATATATTGTAGACCGATGCCCATGACTTTATAGAGGATGTCTTTGCCATCACACAcaaccccgcacacacaccttgacacCCCACTCGCACATACACAGTTAGTTTATAGAATACGGTTGGCTTTTAATTCTCCCACCTCTAATccataaaagtaaaaagtttaAATAATGCTTTGGACAATAGACAACTAAAGATATTGCGGTAATAGTAATGCACTACTCTTAATGCACTACTTGTAACAACGGTACTTGGAAAACGCTTTCGCCTTTTGTTCACTATATTCTTTGATTCCTGGcttttttctttaaatcaaaTGTGGGCCAATAGTGTAGGAACTTCCCTGAAAGTGCAAAGCACAAGGTCAGCTATTACTTTGTGCGAGTTAACATGAAACAAAACATGTTCACTGGGAGCATAATAGAAGGAACTTGTTGCTTTGAATGGGCCATGGGTGAAGGGCCACATCTCCTACTGTGTGATGTTCGTAGATGCACAGTTGTTCTATCTGAACTGCACCTTGACGTTGACTATCAAGCAAtatattgcagaaacatttagCATTAAACTCAAGTCTGATAAAATATCAACGTGCCTTGTTTACAATAAGCAAATTAAGTTTGCAATATCGCTCTCAGTATTTGTAAGTAACCCACTGCGGTGACATGTTAAAATACATGTCCTGTCATTTAAACATTAGCCCTATGCCGGTATGTTAATTGCACCCCCATCCTTACTTGGATAACTGTCGGCGTGCGGTACATGTACTTGTGACGTGAAAAAGAATTTCCCCTTGAGGACAATAAAGTGCATAGTGCGGCTACGTTGCATAGATGTTGATACATTCTAACAGGTAATAAAGGACGCATAAAAACACATGCAACGCCAGGAGATGTAGTGTGAGCCTGCTGACAAGGCAAGGAAGCTCTATTTGAATATATTGTGGCATGGAATGACAGACCTGGCTGTCTGAACGGGGCAAGGCGCACAGAGGCGCACTACAGCTGCACCGCATGACCGAATGGGATGACCAGCCAGACACCATGAGCGGCAGCCTCACTGACCGACACCCGAGCGGCAGTGACGGATGGTCAGcgttgtttgagtgtgtgtgtgtgtgtgtgtgtgtgtgtgtgtgtgtgtgtgtgtgtgtgtgtgtgtgtgtgtgtgtgtgtgtgtgtgtgtatgtgtgatccACGCCGTCTGTGGACTTCGTggatcacacatacacacaacacttgACCATCCCTGACCGACAGTGATGCTCAAgcgttgtgcgtgcgtgcatgtgtgcgtgtgtttgtgtgtatttatgtgtgatGCACGCCGTCTGCCATACAGACCCTTACAGCAATCCAGAACATAgtacacccccaccaccacccctccgcCGCCCACCCCATCCAAAACAAGGCTTACCTTTTTCAATCTTCCAGTCCGTTTTCTCTTTGTCCATTCTACCGGAATGGTTGGACTTCGAATGGCTGTTTTTGGAGTGTGGCAAACCCAGGCTCACAGCGAATGGGGTCCGGACACTGGAATAGAAAGAGACGAGCCCGTGGACGGTTGTTTCTACCTGTGAAGCTGTCAACATTCAGTGTGTGTTACCTCCAGCAGGAACGTGCAACCGACCGTGATAGCAGCGTAAATGATGTGTACGGATCCCGGCGAGCTGATTGGCGGCGGGGAACCCGGAAGCGAGAATTTGATAGGCGGAGGCGCGGAGCAGTCAAACAGGACGAACTGTGGTGGGGTTTGATGAGCGCCAGCGTCGCGCTCACGGTGCGCGGTGCGGGCCGGTGCTTCAGCAGTTCGTCTCCGGGTGTACTGTGCGTGTGCTGTGAGTGGCGGCCGGTGGTGGGTGGCAAACGTGCACTAGAGCTGCTTTATTATgatcatttatttatatgtcTTGCGAGTACATATAAAATTGACTTGGTGTCTGGTGCGTTGCTTGTCGCGTCCTTTCACGTGCGTTCGTTGGTTTCGTTTTCCAACGAAACAACTGAACGCCACGTGTGAGGACGAGGGGGACAGAAAGCAAGATGCTGTTGAGATAAACGTTCATGTCACGTTTTCAAATGAGTCCCAACACAAATAGGCTTATAGTCAACACATTAGGGAATACATATAAACTAAACTAACTCAACACTGATGTTGGGTAAATTAAATGTTGAGTGGATATATTTCATTTGGTGATATATTTTGGAgaacatttcattttatttaattaacAGCGGTATTACGGCTAGGCTTTCTGTGTTGTGGAGCGGTCAAAATCAGGTCAGGAAGACAAGCTGTTTGGTTCCAAAGATCCCAATCTGTCATCCAGTAGGCGAGCTTTGGCCGCTCCGAATTCTGCTGATATCACCACAGACATTccctattattgttattatacacATATATTGGTCTTTAATCAATATCAACACATGGTGCTGTTTCATTAAATAATTTAGGCCTATGTGGGATTGTCACGTCAATGCAAGAGACGTTTGGTCAGTAATACAATGAAAaacatgcattatatatatgttaattgtctatatatatatattgattaaACAGTTGGTCGGCAATTTATGATGAGATACCCTAGCCTAGGCTACAAGAGTTTTGAAAGAAGCGCGTTGTTATTTCACATGTACTTGGAAAATGAAACCACTAGATGTCATTGTTGCACagtgctgtaggcctactgcgtCAAATGAATTCCACTTTGGCACCTTTCATACACGACTGAAATCTGATGGCAATCAAGGAGCAGACCGAAAAGATAGAGGTTAAAATGACATATCTATCCCCTGTTGATTTGTTCTGTTTGTTGATGAATCAATGTTAGGACTACTGGGATTTTTTAATGCATCTTCATTAATACTGGAGACCTACTTTGTTATCTTGCTGTTTACCCAAATAACCTAAGATGGAAGTGGTGGAAATCTTTGTTTAGAATAAAAAAGGACATGGTCTCTAAAAATGTCTATTAGTGTAAAAGTGCGTAGGCTCAAGTTATCGTCATGGTTACAAGATTATGATTATGCCCAAagtccccagcagcagcagcagcagcatctagGCATCAAGGCATCAAGGCAGTGCACCAAATGATTCTCTGTTCAACCAAGTCATGTATTTGTTTTCTTACTTACAATCCTAGCAACATAATTACAGTAAGCACAG
This genomic window from Gadus macrocephalus chromosome 15, ASM3116895v1 contains:
- the macrod2 gene encoding ADP-ribose glycohydrolase MACROD2, translating into MLTASQVETTVHGLVSFYSSVRTPFAVSLGLPHSKNSHSKSNHSGRMDKEKTDWKIEKERLLSLNLEERRKEYRRQEYTTLGEVITWRQECKENAKVEESEPTGGSSTSDKVSLHKGDITVLEVDAIVNAGRNRLSLLPFRNCRSDLNLQSSGRYAVIRLSFAALLCRNPGSACWCRENFPSDGF